From Osmerus mordax isolate fOsmMor3 chromosome 8, fOsmMor3.pri, whole genome shotgun sequence, a single genomic window includes:
- the rfx6 gene encoding DNA-binding protein RFX6, giving the protein MPMKRNMDSPVRDGTFLHISPPASKKFCSSSQGINGSLLDEKLLRVFHGHTLSKFDEEDDSGIKSEAEDSNETPSSEEEQELLEYSQDHPFKQSSARKSITQVIKDKKKQTQLTLQWLEENYIVCEGVCLPRCILYAHYLDFCRKEKLEPACAATFGKTIRQKFPLLTTRRLGTRGHSKYHYYGIGIKESSAYYHSVYSGKGLTRFSGSKLKNEGGFTRKYSLSSKTGTLLPDFPSAQHLVLQGSISRDKVDTLIMMYKTHCQCILDNAINVNFEEIQNFLLHFWQGMPDHLLPLLENPVIVDIFCVCDSILYKVLTDVLIPATMQEMPESLLADIRNFAKHWEHWVMTSLENLPEDLAAKKLPIARRFVSSLKRQTSFLHLAQIARPALFDQNVVTSMVVDIDKVDLNSIGSQALLTVTPGDQDQDLYSEYDSIAVFQELKDLLKKNATVESFIEWLDSVVEQKVIKPGKQSGRSVKRRAQDFLLKWSFFGARVMHNLTLNNASSFGSFHLIRMLLDEYILLAIETQFNNDKEQDLQNLLEKYMRNADASKAAFTASPSSCFLANRNKAVTSDPSVKNESLPEHAYMSLSANQQQGLASMVVYQGAESDGFSLAGGQMDFSQTNGPLMTPPISPALVHRGSVINQGPMATRAPTSCPPTSSCSSSASLQAPLPSCQAYLDSQYQSLAPGSPGYYPPSTSSYQAGFRPHPHTQTQTYLSQPRYPSYSDQALGKEYFNSSCSVTSYDSPRPVQGYNTGSGLADPGMDAGGVQLLEAEGYNFVGAGMNGVGCQGQYSGAGHSGYYGGGYLDSQRLVEQHVSVISSVSSLRPLPPYGQLHDPLSLLAPQGRRTATQYYPEADPMGGHPHAPPLSTSSSTPCIYGGPAQFHSQDALLPHRMTSEVGGMSSLPPINTVFLGAGGGGAGGGQG; this is encoded by the exons ATGCCAATGAAACGGAACATGGACAGTCCAGTCAGAGACGGAACTTTCCTTCACATTAGCCCTCCGGCAAGTAAGAAGTTCTGCAGCTCTTCACAGGGCATCAATGGAAGCTTGCTGGACGAGAAATTACTGCGTGTTTTCCATGGACACACGCTCTCAAAGTTCGACGAAGAGGATGATTCAGGAATTAAATCAG AAGCAGAGGACAGCAACGAGACTCCGTCGtccgaggaggagcaggagcttCTGGAATATTCCCAGGACCATCCCTTCAAGCAAAGCTCTGCCAGGAAGAGCATCACGCAGGTCATTAAGGACAAGAAGAAACAGACACAGCTCACCCTGCAATG GCTGGAGGAAAACTAcatagtgtgtgagggtgtgtgtctgcctcgCTGCATCCTGTACGCGCACTACCTCGACTTCTGCAGGAAGGAGAAGCTGGAGCCGGCCTGCGCTGCCACCTTCGGCAAG ACAATCCGCCAGAagtttcctctcctcaccaccagGCGACTAGGCACCAGAGGTCACTCAAA GTATCACTACTATGGTATTGGGATCAAGGAGAGCAGTGCCTACTACCACTCTGTTTACTCAGGAAAGGGCTTGACGAG ATTTTCAGGCAGCAAGCTCAAGAATGAG GGAGGGTTTACCAGGAAATATTCCCTCAGTTCTAAAACTGGGACGTTGCTCCCAGACTTCCCCAGTGCACAGCACCTGGTTCTCCAAGGTTCCATCTCCAGAGACAAG GTCGACACCCTGATCATGATGTACAAAACACACTGTCAGTGCATTCTGGACAACGCCATCAATGTCAACTTTGAGGAG ATCCAGAACTTTCTCCTCCACTTCTGGCAGGGCATGCCAGATCACCTCCTCCCGCTGCTGGAGAACCCTGTGATAGTGGacatcttctgtgtgtgtgattccatcCTCTATAAG GTGCTCACAGATGTTCTGATCCCTGCCACCATGCAGGAGATGCCTGAGAG TCTCCTAGCAGACATCCGTAACTTCGCCAAGCACTGGGAACACTGGGTGATGACATCATTAGAGAACCTCCCAGAAGACCTTGCAGCAAAGAAGCTCCCTATTGCACGGCGCTTTGTCTCTTCACTAAAACGACAGACCTCTTTCCTGCATCTGGCACAG ATTGCGCGCCCGGCTCTGTTTGACCAGAATGTGGTGACCTCCATGGTTGTGGACATCGACAAGGTGGACCTGAACAGTATTGGCTCGCAGGCCCTCCTCACTGTCACCCCGGGAGACCAAGACCAAGACCTCTACTCTGAAT ATGACTCCATAGCCGTGTTCCAGGAGCTGAAGGACCTCCTGAAGAAGAATGCCACAGTGGAGTCGTTCATCGAGTGGCTTGACTCGGTGGTGGAGCAGAAGGTCATCAAG CCGGGGAAACAGAGTGGGCGGTCTGTGAAGAGGAGAGCGCAGGACTTCCTGCTGAAATGGAGCTTCTTCGGCGCGAGGGTCATGCACAACTTGACACTTAACAACGCGTCCAGCTTCG GCTCCTTCCACCTCATCCGGATGCTGCTGGATGAGTACATCCTGCTGGCCATAGAGACCCAGTTCAACAACGACAAGGAGCAGGACCTGCAGAATCTCCTGGAGAAGTACATGAGGAATGCAG ATGCCAGTAAAGCTGCATTCACCGCCTCCCCTAGTTCCTGCTTTTTGGCCAATCGGAACAAGGCTGTGACCAGTGACCCATCAGTGAAGAACGAGTCTTTGCCAGAGCATGCCTACATGAGCCTGTCAGCCAACCAGCAGCAGGGACTGGCCAGCATGGTGGTGTACCAGGGGGCGGAGTCAGACGGCTTTTCTCTCGCAG gaggacAGATGGACTTCTCCCAGACCAACGGCCCTCTAATGACACCTCCCATCTCACCAGCGCTGGTCCATCGGGGCAGTGTCATCAACCAGGGCCCCATGGCCACCAGAGCCcccacctcctgcccccccacctcctcctgctcctcctccgcctccctccaggccccccttccctcctgccAAGCCTACCTAGACTCCCAGTACCAGAGCCTGGCCCCTGGCAGCCCCGGCTACTACCCCCCATCCACCTCCAGCTACCAGGCAGGGTTCAgaccccaccctcacacccagacccagacctacCTCAGCCAGCCCCGCTACCCCTCCTACAGCGACCAGGCCCTGGGGAAAGAGTACTTCAACAGCAGCTGCTCCGTGACGTCCTACGACTCGCCCCGGCCCGTCCAGGGATACAATACCGGGTCTGGGCTGGCAGACCCAGGCATGGATGCTGGGGGGGTCCAGCTGCTGGAGGCGGAGGGGTACAACTTTGTAGGGGCAGGGATGAATGGTGTGGGGTGTCAGGGACAGTACTCTGGGGCTGGACACTCTG GTTACTACGGCGGGGGTTACCTTGACAGCCAGCGGCTGGTGGAGCAGCACGTGTCTGTGATCAGCAGCGTGAGCAGCCTCCGCCCCCTGCCGCCCTACGGCCAGCTGCACGACCCGCTCAGCCTCCTGGCCCCGCAGGGACGGAGGACGGCCACGCAGTACTACCCCGAGGCCGACCCCATGGGGGGGCACCCACacg CCCCACCCCTCTCGACGTCAAGCTCCACCCCTTGCATATACGGAGGCCCCGCCCAGTTCCACTCCCAGGATGCACTGCTTCCCCATCGCATGACGTCCGAGGTAGGGGGCATGTCCTCactgcctcccatcaacacagtgttcctgggggctggggggggaggggccgggggtgGGCAGGGGTGA